A genome region from Streptomyces showdoensis includes the following:
- a CDS encoding response regulator transcription factor, whose amino-acid sequence MIAEDSVLLRIGLVKVVEMAGFEVAAEAGDAQGLLAAVAEHRPDLAVVDVRMPPGFTDEGVRAALSIRRDRPETAVLLLSQYVEERYAAELLATNTSGVGYLLKQRVADVEEFVDALRRVADGGTALDPQVVAQLLVRRPSDPLERLTARERDVLALMAEGRSNAGIAGQLVVSESAVAKHINSILAKLDLPRADADHRRVLAVLRFLGVAG is encoded by the coding sequence GTGATCGCCGAGGATTCCGTGCTGCTGCGGATCGGCCTGGTCAAGGTGGTGGAGATGGCCGGCTTCGAGGTGGCGGCCGAGGCGGGCGACGCCCAGGGGCTGCTGGCCGCCGTGGCGGAGCACCGGCCCGATCTCGCCGTCGTGGACGTCCGGATGCCGCCCGGCTTCACGGACGAGGGGGTGCGCGCCGCCCTCTCGATCCGCAGGGACCGGCCGGAGACCGCCGTGCTGCTGCTCTCCCAGTACGTCGAGGAGCGCTACGCGGCCGAGCTGCTCGCCACCAACACGAGCGGTGTCGGCTATCTCCTGAAGCAACGGGTGGCGGACGTCGAGGAGTTCGTCGACGCGCTGCGGCGGGTGGCCGACGGCGGCACCGCGCTCGACCCGCAGGTCGTGGCGCAGCTGCTGGTCCGCAGGCCGAGCGATCCGCTGGAGCGGCTGACGGCCCGCGAGCGGGACGTCCTCGCCCTGATGGCCGAGGGCCGCTCCAACGCGGGCATCGCCGGGCAGCTGGTGGTCAGCGAGAGCGCCGTCGCCAAGCACATCAACAGCATCCTCGCCAAGCTGGACCTCCCCCGGGCGGACGCCGACCACCGCCGGGTGCTGGCGGTGCTGCGGTTCCTGGGAGTGGCGGGCTGA
- a CDS encoding MBL fold metallo-hydrolase: MSVTSPVGEQFPVRVFGGPTALFEYGGLRFLTDPTFDAPGEYPTPAGPLVKTAPAAGTPADLGRVDVVLLSHDEHPDNLDTSGRALLADVPLTLTTPGGGQRLGDRAKGLADWESVDLDRPGGGTVTVTAVPALHGPGAREAIEPIVGQVVGFVLTGEGLPTVYVSGDNASLDLVKETAVRFAPVDTAVLFAGAPRFPVLFDGATIVLDSAQAAEAAVILDARRVVPVHYDSWAHFTEGRDEVIAAFAAAGLADRLDLGERD, translated from the coding sequence ATGTCTGTCACCAGCCCCGTCGGAGAGCAGTTCCCCGTCCGCGTCTTCGGCGGCCCGACCGCCCTCTTCGAGTACGGCGGCCTGCGCTTCCTGACCGACCCGACCTTCGACGCCCCCGGCGAGTACCCGACGCCCGCCGGCCCCCTGGTCAAGACGGCCCCCGCCGCCGGCACCCCCGCCGACCTGGGCCGCGTCGACGTGGTCCTGCTCTCCCACGACGAGCACCCCGACAACCTGGACACCTCCGGCCGGGCCCTGCTCGCCGACGTCCCGCTCACCCTCACCACCCCCGGTGGCGGGCAGCGCCTCGGCGACCGGGCCAAGGGCCTGGCCGACTGGGAGTCCGTCGACCTGGACCGCCCCGGCGGCGGCACCGTCACCGTCACCGCCGTGCCCGCCCTCCACGGTCCCGGCGCACGCGAGGCGATCGAGCCGATAGTCGGTCAGGTCGTCGGCTTCGTCCTGACCGGCGAAGGACTTCCCACGGTCTACGTCAGCGGCGACAACGCCTCCCTCGACCTGGTCAAGGAGACCGCCGTGCGTTTCGCCCCCGTCGACACCGCCGTCCTCTTCGCCGGCGCACCCCGCTTCCCCGTCCTCTTCGACGGCGCGACCATCGTCCTGGACAGCGCCCAGGCCGCCGAGGCGGCCGTGATCCTCGACGCCCGCCGGGTCGTCCCCGTCCACTACGACAGCTGGGCCCACTTCACCGAGGGCCGTGACGAGGTGATCGCGGCCTTCGCCGCCGCGGGCCTGGCCGACCGCCTGGACCTGGGCGAGCGTGACTGA
- a CDS encoding CGNR zinc finger domain-containing protein, which translates to MRDMKETATTEPLPPAPGAERYPALDLANSAVALPNGQFADLLATPAGAEEWLVDRGLAPVDTGMRELCAGLLRSLREQVRALLGAHVAGAPAPAQALTAVNDALTRAPSAALLHWDPDRGHYREAAHPVTQIVEHALAVLAADAADLLTGPDADRLTACGSPPCTRYLLRHGRRHWCSVRCGDRARAARAYARRTRSGQD; encoded by the coding sequence ATGAGAGACATGAAGGAGACCGCGACCACCGAACCGCTGCCGCCCGCACCCGGCGCCGAGCGCTACCCCGCCCTCGACCTGGCCAACAGCGCGGTCGCGCTGCCCAATGGGCAGTTCGCCGATCTCCTCGCCACCCCGGCCGGCGCCGAAGAGTGGCTCGTCGACCGCGGCCTCGCCCCGGTGGACACCGGCATGAGGGAGCTGTGCGCCGGCCTGCTGCGCTCTCTGCGCGAACAGGTCCGCGCCCTGCTCGGCGCCCATGTCGCCGGTGCCCCGGCCCCCGCCCAGGCGCTGACCGCCGTCAACGACGCGCTGACGCGGGCCCCGTCGGCCGCCCTGCTCCACTGGGACCCGGACCGCGGCCACTACCGGGAGGCGGCCCACCCCGTCACCCAGATCGTCGAGCACGCGCTCGCCGTCCTCGCCGCCGACGCGGCCGACCTGCTCACCGGTCCCGACGCCGACCGGCTCACCGCCTGCGGCTCTCCCCCGTGCACCCGCTACCTGTTGCGGCACGGCCGCCGCCACTGGTGCTCCGTCCGATGCGGCGACCGCGCCCGCGCTGCCCGCGCCTACGCCCGCCGCACCCGGTCCGGCCAGGACTGA